The Streptomyces sp. 11x1 genomic sequence AGGGGCATGGACGATGTCGACGCGGTCACCCGTGCGGTGCTGACCGCGTCACGGCTGTTGGTGGCGGTGTCGGCCAGATCCCTGGCCGAGGTCGAGGAGCGGGTGACGCTGCCACAGTTCCGCATGCTGGTGGTGCTGTCGACTCGCGGCGCCACCAAGCTCGTCGTGCTCGCGGACCTGCTCCAGGTCGCGCCGTCCACCGCTATGCGCATGGTCGACAGACTGATCGCTGCCGGGCTCGCCGACCGCCGGATCAACCCGGACAATCGCCGCGAGACCATGCTCCAGCTGACGGACGAGGGGCGGCGAACGGTCGCTGACGTCACCGCCCGGCGTCGCACGGAGATCGCCACGATCGTCGAACGGCTCGCGCCGGACCAGCGGACGGCGCTCGTGGACGCGCTCACCGCGTTCAACGAGGCGGGCATGGAGCCGCTGGCCCCGGTGACGGACGACCCGGAGCTGTATCCCCTGGGCTGGGTGGACGCGACGGTGGGGTACGGCGCCTGAGGGCATGCCCCGGGCACGCGGCCGTTGCCGTCGTGCGCGCTGGTCGGCCGATCCGACCTGCCCGCTGACCGGTATCGCGCTAGTCAGGGAAGCCGTGATGGGCGGGTAGGGGGCGAGGGCTCTTGATCTGCGCGCCGTATCGGGGCAGCCGCGGCACGCGACAGCGAACGACTTGTAGGCGGGGCGGTCCGCAATGCGTCAGGGACCGCGGGCCGGAGGGCGGATGATGTCCCCCATGTGCCGAGGTTCTACATCGTCGCTCTGGCCTGGTGCGCTGGTCGTCGGTGCGGTAGCGGTCGTGCGCCCCTCCCGAGGGTGCTCCTTTCATGCGGCGGCCCGGACCCGGCCTCGTCCCGCCCTCGCTTGAGGACGAGGGCGGCGTGGCGGTCGGTGGTCGCGTCACTCGGACGAGGGTGAGGGCTTGGGAGTCGGGCCTGCCGTCGGGGCGGCGGTCTGCACATCCAGATCCGGGCGCGGGGTCAGGACGACCATGGGGGCACCCTGTTGGGGCACCGGCGGGGTGACCTGTTCGCTGGGGAGCTTCGGCGGGTTGGTCTGCTGGTAGTTGACCTGTTCGTGGTTGACCAGTCCGGTCTTCTCCAGCACGGTGATGTGGTCGAGCACGGTGTCGTTGGCCAGGTCCGCCAACTGACGCACCAGGGTATTGCGGGTGCTGGCCCTGATCTTGGCGATGGCCGGGAAGATCTGACCGTGCGTGACACGCATGATCTGGACCGCGGTCGAGTCGAACTCCTTGCCCTTGGCCGCGTCCACAGTCGCCAC encodes the following:
- a CDS encoding MarR family transcriptional regulator: MAERRTPSRGMDDVDAVTRAVLTASRLLVAVSARSLAEVEERVTLPQFRMLVVLSTRGATKLVVLADLLQVAPSTAMRMVDRLIAAGLADRRINPDNRRETMLQLTDEGRRTVADVTARRRTEIATIVERLAPDQRTALVDALTAFNEAGMEPLAPVTDDPELYPLGWVDATVGYGA
- a CDS encoding DUF4142 domain-containing protein; the protein is MPRAWNIGTIFVSGGLLLTVAALAYPAILGVEKTATGTERIIANTPYGPLTEADRDFVIKVRSAGLWEYPLGEMAMERGTTPEMKEAGEHLVVGHAGLDEMCRKIAPELNITLNNQASPQQQQFVATVDAAKGKEFDSTAVQIMRVTHGQIFPAIAKIRASTRNTLVRQLADLANDTVLDHITVLEKTGLVNHEQVNYQQTNPPKLPSEQVTPPVPQQGAPMVVLTPRPDLDVQTAAPTAGPTPKPSPSSE